One Lytechinus pictus isolate F3 Inbred chromosome 12, Lp3.0, whole genome shotgun sequence genomic region harbors:
- the LOC129273646 gene encoding tripartite motif-containing protein 2-like has translation MAASLSQLSVLSQISEEFLLCQVCFERFSKPKVLPCLHSFCEACLLRYAPDGSHTIRCPLCRQESELPENGVSGLADNFFILNLSDVFTPRKDEGPRRKAVCTICVGQNPAEAHYRCLECVDFLCDDCAPSHDHRIARFTRKHHIISVPASENKKLLKREIICSKHQSEAVRFYCESCTVPICRECILIEHKDHSHTFLQDEVTRHKNTIDSLMKNVRDRIATFEEALRGVDEVEAQLEANRGQAEYVIERTLQDIMSLLRKQQQELGHRLARICQGRKQQLVAHRRSLQSGLDNLLSGFDFTEKALGHGSELDILSIKDQVIERLQGLAVVSPQQDFTMEQLSNLYFEAKESAVDHSLPQLGEIKCGDKTFSELSQATDTRSICSIDSAELDDSSLSECAPKSPKRTAKESVLKKPQILFHLKDETDEAGEFDWPSGVASTADGEYTAIVDRDNDRIQVYNHKGRFECKFGSRGRQPCQFELPLDIAITAGDDPCVYVTDEYNHRVQKLTLYGQYILHFGDNGLFKQPYGIALAEDGRVVVTDIGKHRITIHDPDGNLISSFGSRGDADNQFNEPRYVAISNNRIIVSDHCNHCIKIFDFKGTHLHTFGSCGSGNGQFIGPTGVCTDQEGNILVADCADRLQLFSPEGMFIRHLLNESDGLSGPLGMAMASSGELVITNLGTHCVNMFRYSSWV, from the coding sequence ATGGCGGCATCACTTTCACAGCTCTCTGTTCTCAGTCAAATCAGTGAAGAATTCCTTCTTTGTCAAGTTTGTTTCGAACGATTTAGCAAACCGAAAGTCTTGCCCTGTCTTCATAGCTTTTGTgaagcatgtttattgagatacgctcCAGATGGAAGTCACACAATCAGATGTCCTCTATGCCGGCAGGAATCGGAACTCCCTGAAAATGGCGTCTCCGGGCTGGCTGATAATTTCTTCATACTGAATCTATCGGATGTATTTACACCGCGCAAGGATGAAGGGCCGAGGAGGAAAGCTGTTTGCACCATATGCGTCGGTCAAAACCCTGCTGAAGCTCACTACAGATGCTTGGAATGTGTCGACTTTTTATGTGATGATTGTGCACCATCTCACGATCACCGAATCGCCCGTTTCACTCGAAAGCATCACATCATATCCGTTCCCGCTTCTGAGAATAAAAAGCTTCTCAAACGCGAGATCATCTGCTCGAAGCATCAGTCCGAAGCGGTCCGGTTCTACTGCGAATCCTGCACCGTTCCCATCTGCCGAGAATGTATACTAATCGAACATAAGGATCACTCCCATACATTTCTTCAAGATGAGGTGACCCGACATAAAAACACCATCGATAGTCTGATGAAGAATGTTCGAGATCGAATCGCAACGTTCGAGGAGGCTCTTCGGGGAGTGGATGAAGTGGAGGCTCAGCTTGAGGCAAATCGTGGTCAGGCTGAGTATGTCATAGAGAGGACTCTCCAAGATATCATGTCGCTGTTACGTAAGCAACAGCAGGAACTAGGACACAGGTTAGCAAGAATTTGTCAAGGTAGAAAGCAGCAGCTAGTCGCCCACCGCAGGAGTTTACAATCTGGACTAGATAACCTTCTTAGTGGGTTTGACTTCACCGAGAAGGCTCTTGGACATGGATCCGAGTTGGACATTCTGTCGATCAAGGATCAGGTTATTGAAAGATTACAAGGACTAGCCGTGGTTTCTCCTCAACAAGACTTTACAATGGAGCAATTGAGTAACCTGTATTTTGAGGCAAAGGAAAGTGCCGTTGACCACTCCCTCCCCCAGCTAGGTGAAATCAAATGTGGTGATAAGACTTTCAGTGAACTCTCCCAGGCCACTGATACCAGATCTATATGTTCCATCGATTCAGCTGAACTTGACGACAGTTCTTTATCTGAATGTGCTCCCAAATCACCAAAGAGAACTGCTAAAGAGTCCGTGCTGAAGAAACCCCAGATATTATTCCACCTGAAAGATGAAACAGACGAAGCTGGAGAGTTCGACTGGCCAAGTGGTGTTGCTTCTACTGCTGATGGTGAGTACACAGCCATAGTGGATCGCGACAATGACCGTATCCAAGTTTACAATCACAAGGGAAGGTTTGAGTGTAAGTTCGGCTCGAGAGGGCGCCAGCCATGTCAGTTTGAGCTTCCTTTGGACATTGCCATTACAGCAGGTGATGACCCATGTGTGTATGTAACCGATGAATACAACCACCGTGTCCAGAAGCTGACCTTGTATGGCCAGTACATCCTCCACTTCGGTGACAACGGCCTCTTTAAGCAGCCATATGGAATAGCTCTCGCCGAAGATGGGCGCGTGGTGGTCACTGACATTGGGAAACACCGCATCACCATCCACGATCCTGACGGAAATCTCATCAGTTCCTTTGGTTCTCGTGGTGACGCCGACAACCAGTTTAACGAACCTCGCTACGTCGCCATCAGCAACAACCGTATCATTGTTTCCGACCATTGCAACCACTGCATCAAGATCTTCGACTTCAAAGGCACCCACCTACACACCTTTGGATCATGTGGCTCTGGTAATGGACAATTCATCGGTCCCACTGGAGTCTGTACCGACCAAGAAGGTAACATTCTGGTGGCTGATTGTGCCGACAGGCTACAGTTGTTCTCTCCTGAAGGAATGTTTATCCGTCATCTTCTGAATGAGTCTGATGGTCTAAGTGGGCCTCTTGGTATGGCTATGGCATCAAGTGGAGAGCTTGTAATCACTAATCTTGGTACTCACTGTGTTAACATGTTTAGGTATTCAAGCTGGGTTTGA